In Longimicrobium sp., the sequence GAGCAACGGCACCTGGCTTGACGCCCGGGACTGCCCCTGGACGGTGAAGCTGCCGATGACGATCGGGACCCCGTCGTCCACGATCACCTCCGTGTTGGTGCTGTGCCGACCGCCGGTGATGCTCCGCCCGTCCGGGCTCAGCGTCCCGCCGTCGCGGAGCAGGTCCACCTTCATCCGCACCTGCCGTCCGCCATCCAGTACGATCGGCGTGACGCGAAGAGTGGTGCCGGTGAGGAACTGGGCGAATCCACCGGACGGCACCGCGCCGAGCCCGTTCGCGGTGCCTGGCTGCGAGCCGGACGGGTACCCGCCGGACGTCGCCGTCGTGTCCGAACCGAGCCCCGGCTGGCCGCCGGGCACGATGACGCCGCCGCCCGCCAGGATGGGCTGGGGATTCGGCAGGATGTACGAGTCGCCGACGCTGATCCGGCCCTCCCGCTCGGACGTCGTCATGACGAGAGGCCGCGTTTCGGTCTCGGCGAACCCCGCCGATGTCAGCGCGTCGATGAACACGTTGAGGCCGACAGGCATCGCTCCAAGACCGCCCCGCAGGGAGAACGCCTGCCCCGACAACCCGGGAATCGCGCCGGCCCCGGACCCTCCGATGTTCACCCCGGTGGTCTGCCCGCCGGTGGAGTCGTTCAGCAGTGGGACGAAGGAGTAGGTCACCCCGCGGCGATCCATCGCCGAGCGGTTCACCAGGAGCATCCAGGCTTCGACGGAGACATTCGCCGGACGCTGGTCGTATTCGGCGACCACCTGACGGATCGCGGTGACCTGGTCCGCCGAGCCGTAGACGACGAGCGTACGGCTGATCGACGGGTCGCCCAGCACTTCGACGCTCCCCGGCGCCGTCGAGTCGGCGGCCGCGCCCTCGAACATCGGCTGCAACGCGCTCACCACGTCCCGCGCGTCCCTGAACTGGAGGTTGATCAGCTCGGGGCGTCGCCCGCGGTTGGCCTCCCGCGCGCTCACGACGGTGATGATCCCGGAAGGCGCCTGCACCGCGCGCAGGCCGTGGGCTTCCAGGATGGACTCGAAGGCCTCGTGCCAGTACCGGTCGCGGATCTCGCCCGTTAGCCGCATCCCGCGGACTTCCGGGTCGGAGCTGACGACGATGTCGACGCCGACCCGCTCCGCGATGTAGCTCGCCACGTCCGCGACGGGCGCGTCGAAGAGGGGCAGATCGATCCGCGGCGGATTCGGTCCGACGTGAATCCACTTGCCCTGGCGTACCGGCTCCTGCGCCCGGCGAGTCGTCCCGGCGGGCGCCGGCGAGCTCGTGGGCGCCGGCTGCGCGGCCACCCTCGCGCCCGTATCGCGCGCGGGCTGCGGGATGATCGGCTGGGCACGCGGGCCGCGCGCGGCGGCGGCGTCCGCGCGGCGCACAGAGTCCGCCTCGACCTGCGCGCGCATCTCGGCGAGCGTGCGGAATCGGGGGGAGGCGCCACCAAGCCCCGCGGCGCACGCGGCCAGCAGCAGAGGCAGCGCCATCGAGGCCACCCGGGGAAGTACCAGCGCGCGGCGGGATAACTGGGGCACGGGAGTCACGGCTGGAGAGGGGTTGAATCGCGGACGGAAAGGTCGATGACCGTGGATGCGCCGAGTCCCGGGACCGAGACCCGCACGCGGCCTGCGTCGATCCGCAGGATTCGGTAGTCGCCGACGCGGTCGCCCGGCCGCACCACGCGCCGGACGGGTGGCGTGGAGGCCAGGCGCACGACCGCGAGGGGACGCCCCGGGTTGTGCGAGTCGACTCCGATCAGCGTCACTTCCATCTGCGGAAGGTTTTGCCCGGCGTAGAGCGCCTGCGGGGGCACCAGCGGATCGCGGACGGCGCGCGGGTAGTCCCACTCGGCAGCCTGCGGACTTCCCGCGTTTGCTACGCTGGCCCCCGCCGCCGCCGAACAGAGGAGAACCGCCCCGGCGACACCGGCGCGGATGAGCTTCTTCATGGTGTCACTCCGGGAACGAAGGAGGAGGGCGCGACGACGGTATCGCCGGACGTGGGCCCGGACGGAAGCGTGTACCAGACCAGGCTGAAGGTGGCCACGGCTCTGAACGGCGTCTCTCCCGCGTCCGCCAGCGCGGTTGCCGCGCCGGCGCTGTCGGTCTGGGCCGGGCCGGCAGCGCCGTAGGGCGTGGCGGAGCGGATGAGGGAATCGGGGATGGCGTGGAGCCGAAGGCCGCGGATCCGGGTCACCCGGGGCATGGACGCGACCGACGCGAGCAGCGCCCCGATGTCCGCGTACCGGCCAACCACCGTGACCGTGTAGCCACCGCCGTGGAAGGCCCCCTCCGTCGCGGGGGCAAGCGGCTCGCTGGCGGCGATTCGGACCCCGAACTGCCGCTCCGCGCGTGACAGGGCCTCCTTCACTTCCGCGGCGGCGGCGCCCGCCGCGCCCGCGGCAGGGATACGCATCGCGAGCACCGCCGAATCGGCCCGGAACTGCTCCACGAGCGAATCCAGCCCAGCCTGGCCGAGGACCACGATCGCGGCGCGCGCGCTCTGAACACGCGCCTCTCGCGCGGCTACGGCGGTCTCGCGGCTCAGGACCGCGGCGGAGGCCGGGCGGTAGCGCTGCGCGTACCAGACGAGCGCGAGGAGCGAGGCGCCGGCGACTGCCCAGCGGAGCGCCTTGTCGCGGGCGAACGGAATGCTGATCACTGCTCGCCCCCTTCCTGCGCGCTCGCCGCACCCGGACCGGACCTCCCGGCCAGCTCGAACCTCACCACGGGCATGCGGCCGATCTTCACCATGGAGGTCCGTTCGATCCTTGCCTCGCTGCTCGTACCCGTCCGCACCAGCGTCTCGGCGAAGGTCCCGGCCACGGCGTCGGAGGCGGCGAACCCGAGCACCCGGTATGCGACCGCGCCTGTCGCGGGATCCTCCTCCACGGACACCACGTCGGACACCCAGGCAGTCGGGGGCGTGGCTGCCGCGATCCCCTGGAGGACTCGCGGCCACACCAGGCGGCCGCTCTCCAGCGCCCGAACGGCGTCGACCTGCCCGCCAAGCGACCTGCGGCGCTCCTCCAGCAGCTGGCTGCGCGCCATCGCCGCCGCCACGCCACCCGAATCGGCGCCTGCGCGGGCCTCGCGGACTGCGACCACCCGTTGCCGCTCCCCGAGCCCGGCGTCCAGATAGGCCGCTCCGGTCACGGTTACCACCACGGCGGCGGCGAGCAGCCGGAATGCGCCGTCGCTGGCGATGGTGCGCACCACCGACGACAGCGGCATCCGCCCCGCAGCGTGCACCCGACTTTCCTGCGGGGCGCGCAGGTCGAACCCCGTGGCCGCATTGCCGCCCTCCGCCTGCGCCTGGGCCTGCAGAGCAGCACCGAGCGCGGGGACGAGCGCGGGCCCGAACACCTCGCCGGCCTCACCAGTCCACTCCAGCTCGGACAATGGATCGAACGGGTAGACCCGGGCGTCCGCCGCGGTTACGAGGAACTCCAGGAAGCCGGGCACCCGAGACCCGCCACCGGAGACCCAGATGTCGTACGGATCCCCGTCGTCCGCTCGCCCCGCCTCGCGGCGGCCGGCCTGCAGCCCGCGCGCGATCTCCTGCCGCAGCCGGCCGGTCCATTCGGTGAGCAGCGCGGGCGGAAGCGTCACCGTCTGATGCGCGCCACCTCCGCGCGCTCCAGCACGCTCCCGAACGGAGGCGAGACCGACGAGCGGCGCGTCGAGCGCCCCGGGCTCATCACCGTCGAGGATCACCCACAGGGCAGCCGTCTCGCCGACGTGGAGCAGGACGGCGCGCCGGCCCACGCTCGCCGCGGGGCGGCAGGCGCGCCACGCGTTCACGAGTGCTCCCGCCGCGGTCGTGACGGGACCCTGCGGGACGCCGGTCGCCGCGACGGCCCGCTGCTGGGCGGAGACTGCCTCGGAGCGGGCGGCACCGGCGAACACCGCCACCCGTCCGGGAGGAGCTGCCGACGACAGCCGCACGAACCCGATGCGGGGGGTCGTGACTTCGCTGCCCAGCACCTGGCCGAGCTGAACGGCGAGGCTGGCGAGCATCTGCGCGCCTTCCTGATCCACGACCACCAGCCGGCGCGCGACGGCCTCGCCGGGGCCGAGCGCCAGCGCGATGCTGGACGGGCGCACCCGCAGCCGTGAGAGAATGGCGGCGATCTGCGACCCCACCGACGCCGCGTCGAAGCGCGGCGCCTC encodes:
- a CDS encoding secretin N-terminal domain-containing protein, with product MALPLLLAACAAGLGGASPRFRTLAEMRAQVEADSVRRADAAAARGPRAQPIIPQPARDTGARVAAQPAPTSSPAPAGTTRRAQEPVRQGKWIHVGPNPPRIDLPLFDAPVADVASYIAERVGVDIVVSSDPEVRGMRLTGEIRDRYWHEAFESILEAHGLRAVQAPSGIITVVSAREANRGRRPELINLQFRDARDVVSALQPMFEGAAADSTAPGSVEVLGDPSISRTLVVYGSADQVTAIRQVVAEYDQRPANVSVEAWMLLVNRSAMDRRGVTYSFVPLLNDSTGGQTTGVNIGGSGAGAIPGLSGQAFSLRGGLGAMPVGLNVFIDALTSAGFAETETRPLVMTTSEREGRISVGDSYILPNPQPILAGGGVIVPGGQPGLGSDTTATSGGYPSGSQPGTANGLGAVPSGGFAQFLTGTTLRVTPIVLDGGRQVRMKVDLLRDGGTLSPDGRSITGGRHSTNTEVIVDDGVPIVIGSFTVQGQSRASSQVPLLGSLPLLGRLFRKDEVASNYMDLVIVLVPHVHAPSRRVDP